The nucleotide window TTTGGCTTTCGTCAAGCATTGAGGCCGTCGTGCTGTTGGTTCGATCGGTTAGTGCGATGACATGTATTTGAAAGCACTTCTTCGTTGaagcggtgtgtgtgtcactcTATTGTTTCttgcctcttccctcctttGGTCGGAAATGCAATTGTTCGTTGCTGTGCATCTCTTGGTCTCGAGGGAGTGTTTTCATGAAAACGGCTGAAGCTCTTACTCGAGTTCGAGCTTTTGTCCGTGTACAAGGTGTTTTGCCAGAGGGGCGGCGCATCATGTTTTATTGTTCCCTTGGTTTCATTTCCTTCCGGGACTGGACGTAAGATACATGCGCGAACTAGCGGCTACAGGATGACAAACAAAGAAACCGAGTAAGTGTTCTTTCTCATAAAATGatgaaaggggggggggtcttGTTGCGACTGGCGCCTGCCGCTCACCTTTTCCTCTCATCGGTCTTTTTTCGTGACTCTGGGTTTTCATGAGACCGAGTTCGCGGAGCGTATGGCGGCTGTTTCTCCGTGCGACTGCATGAGCCGCAACATCTCGAAGCGTGCCCAATCTTTGTTACTGCTCTcacctcctttttttcctaACATCAACACTGACGCTTTCTTTTAGATTTCGCCTGATAGAATGAAGCGCTTCTGCATCCCTACTCTGGCCGCGGTGTCGGTTGCCCGTACCTTCTTCGGTAAGGGCTGGGACAATGCCGCAGTAGACACCATATACAGCAGCATGCTGCGCAAGCCGGAGGTGAACGACCGGATTCGCACTCAGTACGCCTCCACGATGGATCCTCGCGACGCCGAtgtgctccgccgcctcggtgAGGTGTCGAAGGAAAACAAGACGTTTATTCGCGTTTTTCTCCCCCCGCATCTCGGTGATCCCCATCGCCTACTGAAGTGCTACAGCCTGATGGCGTACCCTATTCTCGATGACAAGGGTGGTCAGCTGAAGGTAGAGATGGATGGCTACAAGCTGGAGGCATTCGCAGACCCTGATGACGACTACTCGAAGGTGGTGATTCCACACATGGAGTTAGTCGAGTATCTCGCCAAGTCTCTTTTGGAGACGATGAAGTGGGAGGCTACTccccgcggcgccgcctcgctgctggAGTCGCTATACCGCGGCGCCGAGATTCCGGACCACGTGTTTCAGACGCCCGCTGTCATCGAGCGTCTGGAAAGCTACAAGGACGGTAACAAGGTCATCAACTAAGCCACGAAAACAAGCTGTGTATGCAGCTTGTATCAAGGAAAGaccaaaaaaagaaggacAAgagcttttttttgtttgcttcCGCACTTTCATTATCAAACGATCACGGGGAGCGGCGCCCTCTGTCACTCCCCATACAAAATATCATAGGAATGTAGGACTACTTTGTATTGGTTGTTATGTCGGTAACATTTATTTTTGTTTCATTCTGTTTTCCCGCAAATGAGGTTGAGTTCACGAAAGTGAGGTGGTCCAGAGAGATGCGATAGTTGGTGAAAAGGGCTGCCCTTGGTGTTCACGCTAATGTTTTTCTGAGATTATCCGCTCTTCCAGCCCCTTTCCATATCCATCCGATTTTCAGCTTAGTCGTACCCTctgagaaaaaaaagcaaaaggaaaacagTTGTGCAAATTATTTAGACATCAGCGCATGTAGTGGTTGTCGGTGAACGCGGGGCTCCGGTTTGTCCACTCTGCACGGAAGCTGTCAACAACTCTCGTCACTAGTCTCAGTGCTTGAGACGGACACACCGGGGATTTATAGGAGAGGAGAGGTTGAATGAGCGAGAGTGGTGTCGACGTCTCATTGAATGCACGGGGCAATGTTTCCTTCACTCCTCGTATGTTTCTGGCATGCATTTCATGAATCATGTTTATCACTTTTGTCGTTGTTTGCACCCTTGACACCTATGAATTCGCCCATACACACTCTCCTGCCAGTGCAGTCGGAGCAGCACTATGTCCTGGTGGGCTGCCTCGGGGACGGGAAGATCTTTGCCCTGTGCTGGGGAGAACTCAAGCGACGTACACGGTATTGTAGACACGGAGCGGCATGACAG belongs to Leishmania mexicana MHOM/GT/2001/U1103 complete genome, chromosome 26 and includes:
- a CDS encoding putative cytochrome c oxidase subunit V produces the protein MKRFCIPTLAAVSVARTFFGKGWDNAAVDTIYSSMLRKPEVNDRIRTQYASTMDPRDADVLRRLGEVSKENKTFIRVFLPPHLGDPHRLLKCYSLMAYPILDDKGGQLKVEMDGYKLEAFADPDDDYSKVVIPHMELVEYLAKSLLETMKWEATPRGAASLLESLYRGAEIPDHVFQTPAVIERLESYKDGNKVIN